In the Hordeum vulgare subsp. vulgare chromosome 7H, MorexV3_pseudomolecules_assembly, whole genome shotgun sequence genome, one interval contains:
- the LOC123410998 gene encoding uncharacterized protein LOC123410998 produces the protein MQQAKVKVKDVSSAVRAKAKIAWAKLAEKMEAMTSRSHDEKQLAHERGRAKVAAAEAQLHQEKVAHREAAMEHRLHKHAGVGGHNHKHAAGGVH, from the coding sequence ATGCAGCAAGCCAAGGTGAAGGTGAAGGACGTCTCGAGCGCGGTGAGGGCCAAGGCGAAGATCGCGTGGGCCAAGCTGGCGGAGAAGATGGAGGCGATGACGTCGAGGTCGCACGACGAGAAGCAGCTGGCGCACGAGCGCGGCAGGGCCAAGGTCGCCGCCGCCGAGGCGCAGCTGCACCAGGAGAAGGTCGCGCACCGCGAGGCCGCCATGGAGCACCGCCTCCACAAGCACGCCGGCGTCGGCGGCCACAACCACAAGCACGCCGCCGGTGGCGTGCACTGa